A single Alcanivorax borkumensis SK2 DNA region contains:
- the dksA gene encoding RNA polymerase-binding protein DksA produces the protein MNEKQREHFRNILLAWRQELMEEADRTMHHLQDEQANLPDPADRATQEEEFALELRTRDRERKLLKKIEKTLDLVDKDDYGFCEACGVEIGIRRLEARPTAELCIDCKELAEIKERQVAG, from the coding sequence ATGAATGAAAAGCAACGCGAACACTTCCGCAACATCTTGCTGGCCTGGCGCCAGGAACTAATGGAGGAAGCGGACCGCACCATGCATCATCTGCAGGACGAGCAAGCCAACCTGCCCGACCCGGCCGATCGCGCCACGCAGGAAGAAGAATTTGCCCTGGAACTGCGCACCCGTGACCGCGAACGAAAACTGCTTAAGAAAATCGAGAAGACCCTCGATCTGGTTGACAAGGACGACTATGGCTTCTGTGAAGCATGTGGCGTAGAAATCGGTATTCGCCGCTTGGAAGCTCGCCCCACCGCAGAGTTGTGTATCGATTGCAAAGAACTGGCCGAAATCAAAGAACGGCAAGTGGCGGGATAA
- a CDS encoding serine/threonine protein kinase: MSHPFDNLTPDYMLDAVDAAGFLSDGRLLQLNSFENRVYQVGQEEGPPVIVKFYRPQRWSDEQILEEHAFSLFLAERDLPVVAPIEKGGTSLFHCDDFSFAVFRRAGGHAPELANDDHLEQLGRTLARWHACGSDRPYTMRPTLQIVDDIRTASTFLCDDVVDLNYRGQYRDVTGQILEKVAQQLNESAFPLLNVHGDCHTGNILWRPNADNQGGPHFVDLDDSLRAPAMQDIWMLLSGDNDEQQHQLRVLARGYDTFLPFPWNQTRLIEPLRLRRIINYDAWLAKRWDDPAFPPAFPWFESMNYWGNQVTLLQQQLQDLP; the protein is encoded by the coding sequence ATGTCTCATCCCTTCGATAACCTAACCCCCGATTACATGCTGGATGCCGTAGATGCCGCCGGCTTCCTCAGCGACGGCCGCCTGCTGCAACTGAACAGTTTTGAAAACCGGGTGTATCAGGTGGGACAGGAAGAGGGCCCTCCGGTGATTGTAAAGTTTTACCGTCCACAGCGCTGGAGCGATGAACAAATTCTCGAAGAACATGCCTTTAGTTTGTTCTTGGCGGAACGGGATTTGCCAGTGGTAGCCCCCATAGAGAAGGGTGGCACCAGCCTGTTCCACTGCGATGATTTTTCTTTTGCGGTCTTTCGCCGCGCTGGCGGCCACGCACCGGAACTGGCCAACGACGATCACTTGGAGCAACTGGGTCGCACCTTGGCCCGCTGGCATGCCTGCGGCAGTGACCGCCCCTACACGATGCGTCCCACCCTGCAGATCGTCGACGACATCCGTACCGCCAGCACCTTCCTTTGCGACGACGTAGTGGACCTGAACTACCGCGGCCAATATCGGGACGTAACCGGCCAGATACTGGAAAAGGTGGCGCAACAATTAAACGAAAGTGCGTTCCCGCTACTGAACGTGCATGGCGACTGCCACACCGGCAACATCCTCTGGCGGCCCAACGCCGACAATCAGGGCGGCCCCCACTTTGTGGATCTGGACGACAGCCTACGAGCCCCTGCCATGCAAGACATCTGGATGCTGCTCTCCGGCGATAACGATGAGCAGCAGCACCAACTACGGGTCCTTGCTCGCGGCTACGACACTTTCCTGCCGTTCCCCTGGAATCAGACACGCCTAATCGAGCCGCTGCGTCTTCGCCGCATTATCAACTACGACGCATGGCTGGCCAAACGCTGGGACGACCCGGCCTTTCCCCCCGCCTTCCCGTGGTTCGAATCGATGAACTACTGGGGTAATCAAGTGACCCTGTTGCAGCAGCAACTACAGGACCTCCCCTAA
- the gluQRS gene encoding tRNA glutamyl-Q(34) synthetase GluQRS gives MSYRGRFAPTPSGPLHFGSLVAALASWLEARSCGGTWLVRIDDLDPPREVPGAADRILRQLEAFGLHWDETVRYQSQRSDAYQAAVTQLVDSGHAFHCRLTRKELASLNHCHPGISAAVAADADTAVRLHVPDRQLCYSDNIQGHVCNNLHRDGGAFVIRRRDGLFGYQLACALDDADEAITHVLRGADLLGSTLRQRWLLECLKRPIPDYAHLPVVSSGRNVKLSKSAGSNALDPNRANQLLSAALSCMGLQPPADLQSTSPAALLAWATTHYPEHQWPPGHQQPLPDGLNVEDTVEPPPQPT, from the coding sequence ATGTCGTACCGAGGACGTTTCGCCCCAACCCCCTCTGGCCCACTGCACTTCGGTTCACTGGTAGCCGCACTGGCCAGCTGGCTAGAGGCCCGCTCCTGTGGCGGGACATGGCTGGTGCGCATTGATGATTTGGATCCACCGCGGGAAGTGCCCGGCGCAGCTGATCGAATTTTGAGGCAGTTGGAAGCATTCGGCCTACACTGGGACGAGACCGTTCGTTACCAGAGCCAACGCAGCGATGCCTACCAGGCGGCGGTGACACAATTGGTCGACAGCGGCCATGCCTTTCATTGCCGTCTGACTCGCAAAGAGCTAGCCAGCCTGAACCATTGCCACCCCGGCATCAGCGCCGCTGTGGCCGCTGATGCCGATACTGCCGTACGCCTGCATGTCCCAGACCGCCAACTTTGTTACTCAGATAACATTCAAGGGCACGTCTGCAATAACCTCCACCGTGATGGTGGTGCCTTTGTAATCCGCCGTCGCGATGGCCTGTTTGGCTACCAGCTCGCCTGTGCACTGGACGATGCCGATGAGGCGATTACTCATGTATTACGTGGTGCCGATCTACTTGGCTCAACCCTGCGCCAGCGCTGGCTATTGGAATGTCTTAAACGCCCTATACCCGACTATGCGCATTTGCCAGTGGTCTCCAGCGGTCGCAATGTAAAACTTTCCAAATCTGCAGGCAGTAACGCTCTGGATCCTAATCGGGCCAACCAGCTACTCTCCGCCGCCTTGAGCTGCATGGGCCTGCAACCACCAGCTGATTTGCAAAGCACAAGCCCCGCAGCCTTACTCGCGTGGGCGACAACCCATTACCCTGAACACCAGTGGCCTCCCGGCCACCAACAGCCGTTACCCGACGGGCTCAACGTTGAAGATACCGTTGAGCCCCCTCCGCAGCCAACATAG
- a CDS encoding aminotransferase class I/II-fold pyridoxal phosphate-dependent enzyme, translating into MTMTPSLSEFARRVPPFHVMALLERAQALSAQGHDVIHLEVGEPDFTTPEPVLAAIQDAVTHGCTGYTPAAGLPALREAIADDYRKRFGAQVSPAQVVVTPGASGALQLALAALLNPGDGVLLTDPGYPCNRQFVRLVGGEPQPVVLQAGNHFNVDSEAFMAQWQANTRVAMVASPDNPTGNMVPAEVLQQLAQGAQEKGGILLVDEIYQGLCYTQPASSVLAGSAPVLVINSFSKYFCMTGWRLGWLVAPEPLVPAIERLAQNLFLAPSTPAQYGALAALQEPTLTILEQRHQLLARRRQCLLNGLAHLKLPVVSRADGAFYVYVDVSDYTDDSFAFCANLLEKAKVAMTPGLDFGQGHDHRHFVRLAYTCSEARLTEALRRLEQYLESL; encoded by the coding sequence ATGACTATGACACCGAGCCTGTCTGAATTTGCTCGGCGCGTTCCGCCTTTTCATGTGATGGCCTTGCTGGAGCGGGCACAAGCACTGTCGGCTCAAGGACATGACGTGATTCACTTGGAAGTGGGGGAGCCGGATTTCACTACCCCTGAGCCGGTGCTGGCAGCCATTCAGGACGCGGTAACGCACGGGTGCACCGGCTATACCCCTGCCGCTGGCCTGCCGGCCCTGCGTGAGGCGATTGCGGACGATTACCGGAAGCGCTTTGGGGCTCAAGTCAGCCCGGCGCAGGTGGTCGTGACGCCAGGGGCGTCGGGGGCTCTACAGTTGGCGCTGGCGGCATTGCTCAATCCGGGGGACGGCGTGCTGCTGACCGATCCTGGTTACCCCTGTAACCGACAGTTCGTGCGCCTGGTGGGTGGCGAACCGCAGCCGGTGGTACTGCAGGCCGGCAACCATTTCAATGTGGACTCCGAAGCGTTTATGGCGCAGTGGCAAGCCAATACTCGAGTGGCCATGGTGGCTAGCCCTGATAATCCCACCGGCAATATGGTGCCGGCGGAGGTTTTGCAGCAGCTGGCGCAGGGCGCGCAAGAAAAAGGCGGCATTTTGTTGGTGGACGAAATCTACCAGGGTCTATGTTACACCCAGCCAGCGTCATCGGTGCTGGCTGGTTCGGCTCCTGTGTTGGTGATCAATAGTTTCAGCAAATATTTCTGCATGACGGGCTGGCGGTTAGGTTGGTTGGTGGCCCCGGAGCCGCTGGTGCCGGCCATTGAGCGGCTGGCTCAGAACCTGTTTCTTGCACCATCTACACCGGCCCAGTATGGGGCGTTGGCTGCACTGCAGGAACCGACCCTGACCATTTTGGAGCAACGACATCAATTATTGGCGCGCCGCCGCCAGTGTCTACTCAATGGTTTGGCACATTTGAAATTGCCGGTGGTGTCGCGGGCGGATGGTGCTTTCTATGTGTACGTGGATGTGAGTGATTACACCGACGACAGTTTTGCTTTCTGTGCGAACCTGCTGGAAAAGGCCAAGGTGGCTATGACCCCTGGGTTGGATTTTGGTCAAGGTCATGATCACCGGCATTTTGTGCGGTTGGCCTACACTTGCAGCGAGGCGCGGCTAACAGAGGCATTGCGTCGGCTGGAACAGTATCTGGAGTCCCTGTGA
- a CDS encoding Rieske (2Fe-2S) protein, giving the protein MEHICNINDIEHESAREYQKDGQPVLVAKFDGQVHAYLNWCPHLGIELNFMPDEFMDSDSQFIMCANHGALFEVETGNCLSGPCSGDKLIPVPLEVRGEEIWLGEVPQPA; this is encoded by the coding sequence ATGGAACACATTTGCAACATCAACGACATTGAGCACGAAAGCGCACGGGAATATCAGAAAGATGGCCAACCCGTTTTAGTGGCAAAGTTCGACGGGCAAGTCCATGCCTACCTCAACTGGTGCCCGCATCTGGGCATTGAGCTGAACTTCATGCCCGATGAATTTATGGACAGCGACAGCCAGTTCATCATGTGCGCCAACCACGGCGCCCTGTTCGAAGTGGAAACCGGCAACTGCTTGTCTGGCCCCTGTAGTGGCGACAAACTGATCCCGGTGCCACTGGAAGTGCGGGGCGAGGAAATCTGGCTCGGAGAAGTGCCGCAGCCGGCGTAG
- the sfsA gene encoding DNA/RNA nuclease SfsA, translating to MKFDPPLETVTLLRRYKRFMADVVRADGSEITVHCPNTGSMKNCVLGGPQQALISDSGNPKRKYRHTLEALQVAHGHWAGVNTARPNALVEEAVRAGQFPMLDSTSGVEREVKYGDSRFDLALGERADPHTFIEVKNVTLGPGPDDKDDGVIAFPDSVTERGQKHLQTLMDVVASGKRAVLFFCVQHSGATAARPADEIDARYGQLLREAIENGVEVLAWKSEVSAQCFRLKEPLPLDL from the coding sequence GTGAAGTTTGATCCCCCGCTGGAAACCGTAACGCTATTGCGGCGCTACAAACGGTTTATGGCAGATGTGGTTCGCGCCGATGGCAGCGAAATTACCGTGCACTGCCCGAACACCGGCTCCATGAAAAATTGTGTGTTGGGCGGGCCACAGCAGGCGCTGATTTCGGATAGTGGCAATCCGAAACGCAAATATCGCCACACCCTGGAAGCCTTGCAGGTGGCTCACGGCCACTGGGCCGGGGTCAATACCGCCCGCCCCAATGCGTTGGTGGAAGAAGCGGTGCGGGCCGGACAGTTCCCCATGCTGGATTCAACCAGTGGCGTGGAGCGGGAGGTGAAATACGGGGACAGTCGCTTTGACCTGGCGCTGGGCGAGCGGGCCGACCCACATACCTTTATTGAAGTGAAAAACGTCACCCTGGGTCCGGGGCCAGATGACAAGGATGACGGCGTCATCGCTTTTCCGGATTCGGTCACCGAGCGGGGCCAGAAGCACTTGCAGACGCTGATGGATGTGGTCGCGTCGGGAAAACGCGCGGTGTTGTTCTTTTGCGTTCAGCACAGTGGCGCCACGGCGGCGCGACCGGCGGATGAGATCGATGCCCGCTATGGACAGTTGTTGCGCGAGGCGATAGAGAATGGCGTGGAGGTGCTGGCCTGGAAGAGCGAGGTGTCGGCGCAGTGCTTCAGGCTAAAAGAGCCGTTGCCCCTTGATTTGTAG
- a CDS encoding adenosine kinase: MTKKYDVYALGNALVDTEIEVSDAFLQRMEVDKGLMTLVDEARQAELLEALTDEAEPRKQTSGGSACNTVVATRYFGGNSYYACKVADDTTGSIFVDDLTTAGVDTNMNGPRDSGVSGKCLVMLTPDAERTMNTHLGISSQVSNAELDEAAIAASHYVYLEGYLVSGDSSRAAAIKLRQLAEKHGIKTSLTFSDPAMVQFFKDGLNEMLGERVDLLFCNEAEATSFTGTDNVDTALAALKSRCGSAVITLGAEGALAWDGEHTHRIDPVPVKAIDTNGAGDMFAGAFLYAITHGHDFVAAGKLASAASARLVSEFGPRLPAEVHLQLRKATLGE; the protein is encoded by the coding sequence ATGACAAAGAAATATGACGTTTACGCCCTCGGTAATGCCCTAGTAGACACGGAAATCGAGGTCAGCGACGCCTTCTTACAGCGTATGGAAGTAGACAAAGGCCTAATGACGTTAGTGGATGAAGCCCGCCAGGCAGAACTGCTTGAAGCTCTCACCGATGAAGCCGAACCCCGCAAGCAAACCAGCGGCGGCTCCGCTTGCAACACCGTGGTCGCCACCCGCTATTTCGGCGGTAATAGTTACTACGCCTGCAAAGTGGCCGACGATACTACCGGCAGCATCTTTGTCGATGACCTAACCACTGCCGGTGTGGACACCAACATGAATGGGCCGCGAGACAGCGGCGTTTCCGGCAAATGCCTGGTGATGTTGACCCCGGATGCCGAGCGCACCATGAACACCCACCTAGGCATTTCAAGCCAAGTGTCCAACGCAGAACTGGACGAGGCGGCCATCGCTGCCAGCCACTATGTGTACCTAGAAGGCTATTTGGTCAGCGGCGACAGCTCCCGGGCTGCTGCCATCAAACTCCGCCAGCTGGCCGAGAAGCACGGGATTAAAACTTCACTGACCTTCTCCGATCCAGCCATGGTCCAGTTTTTCAAAGACGGCCTGAATGAAATGCTCGGCGAACGCGTAGACTTGTTGTTTTGCAACGAAGCCGAAGCCACCAGCTTTACTGGCACCGATAATGTAGACACAGCTTTGGCGGCGCTTAAATCACGCTGCGGCTCCGCCGTGATAACCCTCGGCGCTGAGGGCGCCTTGGCTTGGGATGGTGAACACACACACCGGATTGATCCGGTTCCGGTAAAAGCCATCGATACCAACGGGGCCGGCGACATGTTTGCCGGCGCTTTCCTGTATGCCATTACCCACGGCCATGACTTTGTCGCCGCAGGGAAATTGGCCTCAGCCGCCTCTGCGCGTCTCGTCAGCGAATTTGGCCCGCGCTTGCCGGCTGAGGTTCACCTGCAGCTTCGCAAAGCCACGCTAGGCGAATAG